The genomic interval aatttctctTATCTCAATTaactttacattttttttaatttatattatttttttatttatatttgtttatttttttcatttctattctATTTGTTCATATGTTATAAGTTTCTATAagtattcttttttaaatttctacaAACCATTaaccatattctttttttttttgttatgtaatATGTGGTATCTACTTTCTACTTgccatattcttttttttttatattacataaatttaatttttataattttaatttttaaaaattaataaattattatatagttatcaaatataagttgtagTGTTATATtgttacttaaaatttcatcaacgtatcattttttaattaatcctGATTatgttaaagaaaattaacttgagtattttttttatgttttatgttttatgtttagttaaaatgaaattattttaaacatagagtatttaaataattctgattatataagaaaaaatcattaattttatatattctttttaactgtttatattttacaaattatagttttatatttagtttcatatttctattatcaatatttttattattaattgaatttaacatattagttttttaaaatttttaacttttattcaaCTGTGTTTGACCCCTTCAATAAAATTGGGCTAACTCAGCCCCTGGGTACAAGTTAGGTTTTACCAAACaagaataaaaaggaaaaaaataataaagttacTTTTTTGGCatataattaacttatatgtttattaaagaaaaatattttaattagctGCTCACCTAATgttattttgaaacaattaATGACTAAAAAGTAAGGATATATAGAGGGATAAGTAGAAACCATGCTATGAGCTAGTTAGTAAGGGAGTTTAGCTGACCAAGTTTCATTCttctttcaattattttatttattatttctaGATTATATTTTGTCATAATTCCTTCCTCTATAGATACCAGCCAgcaaatatgaatattacaTATAAGATAAGTAATATACCTCAACttaatatatttcaaaattaaaataaaatactcaaaataaaGGAGTATTTAGATTGTTTCACACATTTCTCAATTAAACTTTGCTCTTTAGGTTGTGTGCTAGGTTATCTAGTTCAAAAGTTTGTACTAGAATCGATAAGTACACactttttttatgaaaattgcttatgaattttcttttttctaaattttttttataagtcaTGTATTTAACAAGAACAATTGCATATGAATATTGCACCTATTGGTAGGTAACTACTTTCAAATGCGGAGGAATTTCTCTTGGAGTTGCTGTTCAACATACATTGCTAGATGGTTCATCTGGACTTCATTTCATTAACAGTTGGGCCAACACGGTAGGAGGATTGTCCCCTAGTATTGCTCCATTCTTGGATCGAACCCTTCTTCGAGCCCGAAACCCACCTACTCCAAAATTTCATCATGTTGAATTTGAACCATCGCCTTCTTTACAAACtatgttttcaacttcagAATCCCAACAAAGTCCCAAACCATCAATTGTATCAGTCTTTAAGATCACAACTGATCAACTAAACACCCTCAAAGCCAAAGTAAATGAAAGTTCAAATAGTAATGCAAAATATAGCACCTACAGTATCTTAACTGCACACATATGGCGTTGCGCAACCAAAGCAAGAGACCTCTTAGAGGACCAACAACTCAAGTTAACCATGCCAGTTGATGGACGGAACAGATTGCATCCTCCCCTCCCACCTGGCTACTTTGGCAATGTAATCGTCATGGCTGCACTCGTTGCCTTATCTGGTGATCTTCTATCAGAATCATTCATAGATACTGTGAAGAGAATTCACAAAATATTGAAAGAAATGGATGATGAATATCTGAGATCAAGTATTGACTACATAGAAAAAGCTCCAGACATAAATGTTATCAGGCGAGGGCCACAAACTATGCGGTGCCCAAACCTTAGTGTCAACAGTTGGATATGGTTGCCTATCCATGATGCAGACTTTGGATGGGGTCGTCCTATTTTTATGAGGCCGGCAAATATTGTCCATGAAGGAAAAGTATACATACTTCCGAGCCCAACCAAGGGTGGTAGCGTGACATTGGTGACACGTCTAGAGACATCTCACATGAAACTCTTTGGAAAGCTTCTTTACGAATTCTAACAACACAAAGGGTTGCTCGTCACTAATTGTTCTCCTTTTCAACCGAGTTTGGATTCGCAGAGTCCATGTCTTAGTTATTTTAGTGGTCTCAATTCTGTTTCCATAAGTTGTTTTTTGAGGTGTTTCCAGTTGTATTCTGCCAGTGTTTGATTTATGGTGTTTCTCATCTTTGCTTTGTTTCTGGTTTGGAGATTCCTTTTGCTAGTTATGCCAAACTTGTAATCCTTATTTTTTAatagtaataaataaattttgtttccttcgtgagtgaaaaaaaaagccaaaagCAATCTACATAGGTTGATGTCTTTCcatatctctttctttttgttgttcaTCCCCTTATTCTAACTCTAGCCCATTTGAATTCGTCTTCTCTCACTAAGTTGTTTAGATTGACATATATCATACatttatattgatatataatATGTTCATATATGTAATGTATGGAACATTATTTTCGATGTACTTTATTGTTCATTACTTGTTTTGCAGCAGTAGGCAGCATTCATATTAACGAGCTGCTGGGGTTTTTCCTTGCTTGCCCTTGGCAGTGAAACTGCAGAAGGAATCAAGACGCATggtatttcatttctttttattagtATCCTTATTtgtaaagagaaaagaaaaaatagatgGAAAATGAAACCAGCACTCAAATAGTGATGATAATGGATATCCTATTACAAAATACCCACAACTATTTTATCCGCTTATATAGAGTTAGagtattttataatcaaattcgAGTAGAATTCAAGTATCACCCTTTAAGTACCTGATATCCGAACCTAATTGACTATacaaaaaaaactaaagaCATATGAACATTGTTaatagataaatatttaatagataaacataaaaaactaaaaacttttTCCCTTCCATATTATGTAGTTGTAAATGAACACAAAAGTGGTAATCAATTGTTATTTTCCTCAAGAGAAATTGGAAGTCTTCCTCATCTTCTAAAGTTTGgctaaaaaatcaaataattccAGTTAGATCAACCTTTTATACGTAATgagaaataattattttctttcatcattttattgatttgattttaatcaaaagattgaaaaaGGTATACTCTCATTCTATTCACTCTATTTATAcattaatgattttcaatttggGTCAATTTAAGATAGTTTGgattaagtttaaatttttataaactaatttggtaaataaatcaaaaacttcAACTTGCTTTAAAATGTATTTGTCAAATCGAAATACATATcgtttattgaatttttattttttttaatatcgtATCGTATcggtaaaaaaatttaaaataaattacaaataatatttatatatgagaaatagaaaaaaattaaaaatattatatttatcaataaaattaaagattatatgacataaattgaaaagatgattattttttaatttaaactcttaatatatttcttaatacataatatattttttaaataaaatatacatttttatattaatttattgattaaaaattgagaagcacttgaaatcaaaatgggaatttaatttttgaatacttttttatttaaaatcattgaaacttattaaaaaaaattttaatgtttcaacttaaaaaataaataaataattttttaataattaattaaaatcaaatttataaaaaatttaccacCTGTATTATACTATCCATAGTACAATACggtttttatatttaattaaatataatataattataaatatattttattttttattaatatcaatCAATATAGTAGTATACGCGTCACATTTTCCAAGAAGATCAACTTCAACTGACATGCTACTTTAAATAGAGAAGTGAAGAGAATGAGAAGGTGTGACATGTCAACGTCGACTACAGGTGGCATGTCGTTTTAAATGTTGACTAGCAAATAAATAATTGTAGCCTTTATGTTTGATCTCTCGTGGCTTGTCAACTACCTTATATGTGATTTTACAGATGGTTCAAAAGTTCCTCAACGACTTCCAAAAACAGGCTATTCTGTAGGAATTTCTTCTTATCCTCTTCTGGGGTTACAGGTACAACTCAGTTTTTATCAAAcaagaatagaaaaaaaataataataaagtttttttttgcATATAATAAACGTATAtgtttattaaagaaaaatattttaattagctACTCACCTactattattttgaaaaaaattaatgattgaAAAGTAAGGATATATAGAGGGAGAAGTAGAAACCATGCTACGAGCTAGTTAGTAAGGGAGTTTAGCTGACCAcgtttcatttttctttcaattattcaatttattatttctaGATTCATAATTCATTCCTCTATGGATACCTGCTAGCAAATATGAATCTTACATATAAGATAAGCAATATACCTCCACttattatatttcaaaattaaaataaaatttttaaaatttaggaGTATTTAGATTGTTTCATACATTTCTCGATTAAAAACTTTGCTCTTTAGGTTGTGTGCTAAGTTATCTAGTTCGAAAGTTTGTATTAAAACTGATACAtacacatattttttttatgaaaattgcttatgaatgttttttttctgaatttttttatgtcaTGTATTTAACAAGAAGAATTGCATATGAATATTGCAATTATTGGTAGGTAACCACTTTCAAATGTGGAGGAATTTCTCTTGGAGTTTCTTTTCAACACACACTGTAGATGGTTCATCTGGACTTCATTTCATAAATAGTTGGGCCAACACAGTGCAAGGATTGTCCTCTAGTATTGCTCCATTCTTGGATCAGACCTTTTTTCAAGCCCGAAACCTATCGGCAATAAAATTTCGTCATGTTGAATTTGAACCATCTCCTCCTTTACAAACTGTATTTTCAACGTCACAATCCCAATTAAgttcaaaaccaataattGTATCTGTCTTTACGATCACAGCTGATCAACTAAACGCCCTCAAAgccaaaataaaatgaaaattcaagtagtaatatttaaaacgaatttgagaattgagaggatacaaattaattttaattaaatttatttaaaaagataacTATTGATTTTATAGTTTGTGGATATGAACGTTTACCTTTATTCTTATAAatttatgtcaaaatttttaaaaagttaatttttatccttattaattattatgcATTTAAATCAATATTTGTACAAAgttaattttcaatatatttttactttatttaacaCGACATCTTAGAGTaactcatttatttttttttataaattaggtTTTTATTCAAGCTTAGCCAAAGGCCAATTAGCCATTTGGCTTATTAGGTACAGAAGTAAGAACGAACACAAAAAAACCCCACTAATTTCAACTAATTTAGATTGTGGGACCTCTCACTAGGGAACATATTCCTTCTTACAAGTTGTCTAGATTTTAATGACGTGTACATCCTTTCCAGCCCGCATGGTCCCTATGGCACCCCTCTTCAAGCATtctaaatttgttttgggaatgtagGCTTTTGATCAGATTTGTAGCCatcaatatttttgaaacactAATATCaactttatgtattttatttttattttcatacatttacattaaaattgaaaaatattatttgatttgacattaaaatttttaatttttaatataaattaaaaattattaattatataaattattaatttcgAGCTAGCATATAAAGAATTTTCTGCTACCATCCCTaattaagaaagaagaaaCACCAAGATTAAACCAACTGAAGTTTTCTctttacctttcaaaaaaaaaaaaaaacaactaagGTTTTCTCTTGAGAACAAAAGCGCCCACATTCACAAAAACCATTTACTGAAGCTTTTTTGCattaacaaaagaaagaggagAGGGTACACGTGCATATgtgagaatttaaaatgaaaagcaaaacCCAAAGCTCTTCCCAGATTACCACACTGGCTGCTGATTGTAGTGAtccttctcctttttcttaGCAGCAGCAAGCCTTGCACTGCTTGCAGCAACCTCACTGGCACTTGCTCGGGCAGCACCATCCATCTCTTTACTAGATTATTTCTTCTTCGTGGAAACTACTTTTTCAGCCGCTCTTTCACATCAACTGCAGATGTCTCTTCTGGTTTCTCAGTTTCACTAGTTTCTTCGGCGTCATTTTCAGCATCAATTGCCTTCAGGGTGGCCCTGCGATGATTCTTTCACCTCCTATGACgatttatccttattttcttctttttggcaACTTTTGCTCTCAGCAGGAgcattctctttcttttccatttctcCATTACTCTCTGCTTTTTTCCCCTGTGCAATGCTCTCCCAATTTCTTTCCCATTTTTCTTGACCTTACTGGCACATTGAAGATAAGTGCCAAATGATACAGAGAAGCATGACACCTTCCATTATCATTTACAAATTCAATGGTCCGTTAAAAGCCTCTTGGCCGCATAAAACTTCATTTGTCCAAggcaacctttttcttttctcgtGGCTGGAGAattattgctttattttttttacatggCAGAGCTACTCCTGAAGGATCCAATAGCTTTAGCAGCAGCTGCCCTCAGGATATATTGGTGATAGATTGCAGCAAAGGTGGCACCAATGAAGGGTCCAACCCAGAAAATCCACTGCAAGAATTCAAGCACAACAAATGTTGCATTAAGCATCAATACTTCAGAAAGGTTGTCataaaattaaggaaaaattaGAATCAATTGTTAGAGTGAAAGGTTCATACATGGTCATTCAGTGGCTTGTCCTGCTTGTACATAACAGTAGCTCCAAAACTACTCGCAGGGTTGATACCGGTGCCAGTGATCGGAATAGTGGAGAAGTGAACCATGAACACAGCAAACCCAATGGGAAGTGGTGCCAAGACCTTAAACTAGaatatagaaaaacaaaatagtaaCTAATAAAAATGGAAAGTTTTTGTACACTTTATGTCTAGCTACTTCTTATTTGTGATTTCAAATTCAGAGCCACACAGTCAGTGAATTTTGCGATCAAACCAAAATTAGTTAGTAAGATTTCTACGGAATTTGTACCTTAATTTGAGAGgataaaaaagggaaaaaagaaagtggGGAGTTGGTTGAGTTAGAGACATACAGGGACGTGGGAGGCTCTAGCATTCCTCTTGGGATCAGTAGCAGAGAAAACAGTGTAGACAAGAACAAAGGTGCCGATTATTTCAGCAGTCAAACCGGTTCTGCGGCTGTATCCACTAGCGAGGCTGTTGACTGCTCCTCCATACTGGTTGTGGTAAGATTTTTGGAATGCCTTCGTCAGCCCACACCCACAGACGGCTCCCAAAACATTGAGCAGCCATGTACGATACGGCTCGAACGAAAGACACCTTCCTAGCCAGGAACATCCCAAAGGTCACAGCTGGGTTGATGTGCCCTCCTGCATATTCAATCAAAAACTGTTAGCCATATGCTAAATCACCCAGTTTCccttttttaattgtaaacttttatactttttaacACTTTCTTGCTTCTGAAAAAACTTTTACTTCAGTGGGAACATGTTCTTGGAAAACTAATTTGGCAAATGAGCTGTTTTTGGTTAAGCTTTCAATGCAGCTTTTTGgctttacaaaaaattattatatattttagtaACATCactgataaaattattatatatgttttctcaaaagaaatattcgcacttaatttttttacaaaaatcaaattctgtGCTAAGTGATAAAATCATGAAGAAACTTTTTTGAAATGGTTTACTAAAACATGTTAGGAAAATATCCTTTTCATCCAAGGACTAACATATGATCAATTACTCAGAGAAGAAGGTTGAGAGAGTTAAAATTTACCTGAGATACCAGCAGTGCAGTAAACAAGGATAAAGATCATGCCACCAAAAGACCAAGCAATGCCAAGAAAGCCAACACCGCCGCAGTAATCACCGCCCTTGTAAGCCTGGGTCAAGTGTCCGATCACTGTCGACACAGTAATGTACAAAAAACAAGAGCGTGGCGATAAACTCAGCTATTATGGCCCAGTAAAACGACCACTTTGTCAACTCCTCCACGCCGATCAACGGAGCTGATGGAGGATCATGGTAGTCCTTGGCTTGGAACTCTCCACCGACCTCTATAGCCATGGCCTCTTTGCGCTTAGAAAATTCAATGACAATGTGATCAAAAGGAGATAGAAGCTTGGAGGAGAGCCTTTCTTTTGTGAAATAGATGTGAAGTGTTTTTGTGATGGGAAGTATGGAGAAAGTGGAGTGGGGGGTGGGAGAGTTGACTGAGTTTTAACTAGCCTAGCTTTGCAAAAGTCCGCTGCTCCCTCTTTCTGACTCCTTCCCTGTCCTATctataaatttttatcaagtgTTTACTCGATAATGTAaacaataattattaataaagaaaaaagaaaattaaacacTTTTCATTCCATCACTTATCTTTctaatcttacctttttttttaaataaaaaaggtgaaaatttCGTTATGCACAATTAGCAATATAACATCAATGACGGGAGGCTGAAACAAACCTCCATACTCAATCCACAAActaaagaagaacaaaaataagatCTGCAGTGCGTATATTCACCCGAGTTCCCCAGAAAAACAAGCATTTACAATCCCCCATCAAACTGCAAGGTTAGCACAACCTCTTCCTAGCACATCAGAGGCAAACTAGACAATCTCACAACAAAAACAGGACTATTCCCTGTACAAACACCAAAAACATCCACAGACACTCTACAAAACAAAGCACCACGCAGCAATTCAAAAACGTATGTAAGCGCCTGCAGACCGCAACAGTCGCAAGGAATGCTAAGTCCCAATTCTCCCCCTTCACTGTTTCTCTCCACTATCCCCTTTATTCTTCCCTTTTTCAATCACTTGTCTTTTAAGTGTTTCGCTCTCATCTTAAAATTGAGAATCCAATATCATCTTTAAGATTGTTATCAAAAATTAAAGCAGATAAATAACTCAAACAAGTGTGAGACGTGATCACTCtctttaaagataattttcacTCTTTTAGAGTATAAAATTTGATGCAAAAGAATTAAAGTGATTATCTCTCAAGATTTAATAgactttttttaaatattttacataaattattaaaaatacaagagtagcagaaaaataaagaaagaaagaacccAACAACTCTATTTTCTATCTTCTTCGGTAAAAAAGACACGGTCAAAGTAAGATAGAAAATATTACTTGGACTTAGTCCACGTGTAAACTCACATGTATGGAAAAAACGaatattttcttaaagttTTGCTCGATctcgtgtgtgtgtgtaaaaCCACTTTCTTTTCTAACTTTTAACAAGTTAGGAATATCAATGGATATCCTGTTACAAAATACCCGTTATATAAGGTTAAGGTAGGTTTGGGACAAGTTCAAGTAGCAATTGTACTACCCATATAGGTTTGGGTAGGATTCGGGTTCTATCCCTTAGGTACCCACTATTCGAACTTGATTATGTTGATATTCAGATTTAGACGGGTACTTACCTCGAAACTGAACCTTAtacttatttataaatctgGCAATTTCAAACACAACACGTTAACACGACATAAAAAAATACGGAATTAAACAAGTTTGGGTTTAGTTTTAACGTGTTTCGTATCTAATCGTGTCTGACATGTTTAagatatgaaaattttcatatctTAACGTGTCTGATACGAGTAATACGTTTAAAACACTTTTAAACACGTTTAATTAATCGTATTAATCATGTTGTCATGTTTAAATGTACAAATgtatttaatcgtgttatcgtgtttaaacATGTATACATGACACACTTATcaacttgttaaaaattattaatcaaagactattttaaccttacttaaataattttaaacaattattttaataagatttttaaattttataaagataataatgtATTTATGTCATGCCCAAAtcctaattttaaattttgttttgtcatatttgatattcttgttattttgttttcttctaattgtttttataattattaattttaaatttaaataataaaattatatttaattgtaaatatttttatttaatcgtgttaatcGTATTGTGTCATATATTGACACGTTTAACAAACGTGTCTAAACGTATCGTGTCGTATTACACGGTAATTAAACATATACGTGTaggtattttaaatttaaaatatgaatagtATTCGTATCGTATTTATATTTAACCTTAATGTATTTTGTATCTGATCGCGTCTGACACTTTTAAGACACAAAATACAAATTACCAGGTCtacctatttatataatattttattattatttatataatagatAATAGATAATTAAATAACATTTGTTAAATTTTGTTGGTGTTTGGATTGAACTTGTGTaaggattaaaaataattcacaTTTTTACCAACTTTGTGAATAATTCATTTGGATAGAAATTGATAGATATATTAACGATATATGATTGTTAGTCAAATTATTATGTGAtgtcattaatatatttaaattaaaaatttattaaattattaattatgtttaaataatatgaatatcatatcataatagaaagaatataattactattatatatatatatatatatacacatttaatataaatatatttctttttaattttgtattttacaaaaattataatttataaaattattagttataatatatatacttttgtttacataaacttataaatatatgcctaaaaagaagttgtgagattataataatttta from Theobroma cacao cultivar B97-61/B2 chromosome 5, Criollo_cocoa_genome_V2, whole genome shotgun sequence carries:
- the LOC18597945 gene encoding shikimate O-hydroxycinnamoyltransferase isoform X1 produces the protein MEIAVKESTIVCPAEETPNRRLWVSNFDLVMIMYHISTVYFYKPNGSTNIFDTKVLKESLSKILVPFYPIAGRLGYDENGRLEIICNAKGVLFTEAESSSIMDDLVQDFTDGSKVPQLVPKIDYSGGISSYPLLGLQVTTFKCGGISLGVAVQHTLLDGSSGLHFINSWANTVGGLSPSIAPFLDRTLLRARNPPTPKFHHVEFEPSPSLQTMFSTSESQQSPKPSIVSVFKITTDQLNTLKAKVNESSNSNAKYSTYSILTAHIWRCATKARDLLEDQQLKLTMPVDGRNRLHPPLPPGYFGNVIVMAALVALSGDLLSESFIDTVKRIHKILKEMDDEYLRSSIDYIEKAPDINVIRRGPQTMRCPNLSVNSWIWLPIHDADFGWGRPIFMRPANIVHEGKVYILPSPTKGGSVTLVTRLETSHMKLFGKLLYEF
- the LOC18597945 gene encoding shikimate O-hydroxycinnamoyltransferase isoform X2, which codes for MEIAVKESTIVCPAEETPNRRLWVSNFDLVMIMYHISTVYFYKPNGSTNIFDTKVLKESLSKILVPFYPIAGRLGYDENGRLEIICNAKGVLFTEAESSSIMDDLVQDFTDGSKVPQLVPKIDYSGGISSYPLLGLQVTTFKCGGISLGVAVQHTLLDGSSGLHFINSWANTVGGLSPSIAPFLDRTLLRARNPPTPKFHHVEFEPSPSLQTMFSTSESQQSPKPSIVSVFKITTDQLNTLKAKVNESSNSNAKYSTYSILTAHIWRCATKARDLLEDQQLKLTMPVDGRNRLHPPLPPGYFGNVIVMAALVALSGDLLSESFIDTVKRIHKILKEMDNEYLRSAIDYIERAPDIEAIRRGSQT